The following are encoded together in the Bacteroidales bacterium MB20-C3-3 genome:
- a CDS encoding superoxide dismutase, whose amino-acid sequence MKFVLPELAFKAAELEPAVSARTIEFHYGKHHQTYVNNLNNLIAGTEFESMGLEEIIKKSDGAIFNNAAQVWNHTFYFNCFTPGGNGVPSEELLEAIHESWGSFDDFKKEFSAAALSIFGSGWAWLVKNKEGKLSIIKESNAGTPLTKGMEPLLVIDVWEHAYYLDYQNRRADYIAALMQIVDWDAVSSRY is encoded by the coding sequence ATGAAATTTGTATTGCCCGAGCTTGCCTTTAAGGCAGCAGAATTAGAGCCTGCAGTAAGTGCAAGGACTATTGAATTCCATTATGGTAAACACCATCAGACCTATGTAAATAACCTCAACAACCTCATTGCCGGAACTGAGTTTGAGTCAATGGGACTGGAAGAGATTATAAAAAAATCAGATGGCGCTATTTTTAATAACGCCGCCCAGGTGTGGAATCATACATTTTATTTTAATTGTTTTACCCCGGGAGGCAACGGAGTCCCATCGGAAGAGTTGCTGGAGGCAATCCACGAAAGTTGGGGTAGTTTTGATGATTTTAAAAAGGAGTTTAGTGCTGCTGCTTTATCTATTTTTGGATCAGGATGGGCATGGCTGGTTAAGAATAAGGAGGGAAAACTATCCATAATTAAAGAGAGCAATGCCGGAACACCTCTTACAAAAGGCATGGAGCCTCTGCTGGTAATAGATGTATGGGAGCATGCATACTACCTCGATTATCAAAACAGAAGAGCTGATTATATTGCAGCCCTTATGCAGATAGTTGACTGGGATGCCGTTTCATCCAGATATTAG
- a CDS encoding MATE family efflux transporter, which translates to MNNKILKLAGPSILANITVPLVGMADLAIAGRLGDAAAIGGIAIGTMLFDLLYWNLGFLRVGTGGKAAQAYGRRDFRESINVLVQSLGTALIAALFLLAIQYIYIVGAFAVLDTTPVVEQMAREYFFIRIWAAPATLTLFSFKGWFIGMQNTVSPMITDIIVNISNILLSILFAFPMKMGIAGIALGTVTAQYIGLGSAIFLMNNYYKKLFKYINIRASLKIKEMKEFFVLNGNLFLRSASLLLVYSGFTALSARYGEELLAVSTIMMKLMLLYSYLVDGFAYAGEALAGRYIGARDILSLKRAVRLLFLWTFVIAAVSTVAYMAAGETIFGLLTNNKEVIEAASPFMPWLLLVPVISCVAFMWDGIYIGATASSAIRNTMIISAAAFFIVFYATERFAGIQALYLAYSAHLIIRSVMMTVMSGKEVFGKLISG; encoded by the coding sequence ATGAACAATAAGATACTTAAGCTTGCTGGGCCCAGCATCCTTGCAAATATTACAGTACCGCTGGTTGGAATGGCAGACCTGGCTATTGCCGGCAGGCTTGGTGATGCAGCAGCAATTGGGGGTATAGCTATTGGCACAATGCTCTTTGACTTGCTATACTGGAATCTCGGTTTCCTGCGGGTAGGCACAGGTGGGAAGGCTGCTCAGGCATATGGAAGGAGGGATTTCAGGGAGAGTATAAATGTCCTTGTTCAGTCTTTGGGAACTGCTTTAATAGCAGCACTGTTTCTGCTTGCAATTCAATATATTTATATTGTTGGAGCATTCGCTGTACTGGATACAACTCCTGTTGTTGAGCAGATGGCACGGGAGTATTTCTTTATAAGAATATGGGCAGCACCTGCCACTTTAACTCTATTCTCCTTTAAGGGGTGGTTCATTGGAATGCAGAATACGGTTAGTCCAATGATTACTGATATAATAGTAAATATATCAAATATTCTGCTCAGTATTCTATTTGCATTCCCAATGAAGATGGGAATAGCCGGAATTGCACTTGGAACTGTTACTGCTCAGTACATAGGACTGGGGTCTGCAATCTTCCTTATGAACAACTATTATAAAAAATTATTCAAATACATAAATATCAGGGCTTCCCTGAAAATTAAAGAGATGAAGGAGTTCTTCGTTCTCAACGGTAATCTTTTTCTCCGCTCTGCCTCTCTTTTACTCGTTTACTCAGGATTTACCGCTCTCTCTGCCAGGTACGGAGAGGAGCTACTTGCCGTTAGTACAATTATGATGAAACTTATGCTTCTTTACTCTTACCTGGTTGATGGATTTGCCTATGCCGGCGAGGCTCTTGCGGGCCGATATATTGGCGCAAGAGATATCCTCTCCCTTAAGAGAGCCGTAAGGCTCTTATTTCTGTGGACCTTTGTTATTGCAGCAGTCTCTACAGTAGCATATATGGCTGCAGGCGAAACGATATTCGGCCTGCTGACGAATAACAAAGAGGTCATTGAGGCAGCTTCTCCCTTTATGCCATGGCTTCTGTTAGTCCCTGTAATAAGTTGTGTTGCATTTATGTGGGATGGCATATATATAGGCGCAACAGCCTCATCGGCAATCAGAAATACTATGATAATATCTGCTGCCGCGTTTTTTATTGTCTTCTACGCAACCGAAAGATTTGCGGGTATCCAGGCTTTATACCTGGCGTACTCTGCCCATCTTATTATCAGAAGCGTAATGATGACCGTTATGTCTGGAAAAGAGGTCTTTGGAAAACTAATATCTGGATGA
- the rsgA gene encoding ribosome small subunit-dependent GTPase A, translated as MEKSETKRATVVKHTGSHYLVSPLPLWEPVECVVRGRLRMKGSKTTNPISVGDIVNYEQEERGKGAIVSVEARRNYIIRKSTNLSRESHIIASNIDMAYLVTTINFPEVKPVFIDRFLVTCEAYRIPVKIVLNKRDLIQSESVETLNSFKEIYQNAGYEIIEVSSKTGLNIDILRDECNGRVSLFSGQSGVGKSSLIHAMDPNLILKTADISDYHLQGKHTTTFYEMHPLSSGGFIIDTPGIRGFGLVEMNKEELSHYFPEMLRLYEECRFTPCTHTHEPGCRIKEAVENGEISAERYISYLGMLEDEEKYR; from the coding sequence GTGGAAAAAAGTGAAACAAAAAGAGCAACTGTTGTTAAGCATACCGGAAGTCATTATCTGGTAAGCCCCCTGCCTCTGTGGGAGCCGGTTGAGTGCGTGGTCCGTGGGAGGCTTCGCATGAAAGGGTCAAAGACTACAAACCCTATTTCAGTGGGAGATATCGTCAATTATGAACAGGAAGAGAGAGGAAAAGGTGCTATTGTTTCAGTAGAAGCAAGGAGAAACTACATAATTAGAAAATCTACAAATCTATCCAGAGAATCGCACATAATTGCCTCAAATATTGATATGGCATACCTGGTAACAACTATTAACTTTCCTGAAGTTAAACCGGTTTTCATAGACCGCTTTCTTGTCACTTGTGAAGCTTACAGAATCCCTGTTAAAATTGTTCTCAACAAAAGAGACCTTATTCAAAGCGAGTCTGTTGAAACACTCAACAGCTTCAAAGAGATATACCAGAATGCCGGATATGAAATTATTGAGGTCTCATCCAAAACTGGGCTGAATATTGATATATTAAGAGATGAGTGTAACGGGAGAGTCTCTCTCTTTTCAGGTCAGTCAGGAGTTGGTAAATCCTCTCTTATTCACGCAATGGATCCAAATCTTATTCTTAAGACAGCTGATATTTCAGACTATCATCTCCAGGGAAAGCATACCACAACCTTTTATGAGATGCATCCCCTCTCTTCCGGAGGCTTTATAATTGATACTCCGGGGATTAGAGGGTTCGGTCTTGTTGAAATGAACAAGGAGGAACTCAGTCACTATTTCCCTGAGATGCTTCGCCTCTACGAAGAGTGCAGGTTTACCCCCTGTACCCATACTCATGAACCAGGTTGCCGGATAAAAGAGGCTGTTGAAAATGGAGAAATTTCTGCTGAGAGATATATATCATATCTGGGAATGCTTGAAGATGAGGAGAAATACAGGTAA
- a CDS encoding polyprenyl synthetase family protein — protein MLTVSEIENVVEKSLRSLDWKMQPQELYEPIEYLISIGGKRLRPRLAILCYNLFSDKIDRSIIYPAIGLEVFHGFTLIHDDIMDGADLRRNQPTVHKKWDNNIAILSGDVMCIKSYQMIANAPDGCLREVLDIFSDTAAKVCEGQQYDMNYECEPFITIEDYIQMIGLKTAVLIACSAKIGALIGGAGKETSQALYNYGYKLGLAFQIKDDLLDSFGETAVFGKNIGGDIMNNKKTWLLVESFKRAAGKDRVELDYLLRGKEIKREEKIPAMQNLFRRIGIVADAEKEIERLHAEAWDILVGAGLDKRQLEQLSEFANILLNRER, from the coding sequence ATGTTGACAGTGTCTGAAATTGAAAATGTAGTTGAAAAAAGCTTGAGGTCTCTTGATTGGAAAATGCAGCCTCAGGAGCTGTACGAACCGATTGAGTATTTAATTTCAATTGGAGGTAAGAGGCTTAGACCAAGGCTTGCAATTCTGTGTTATAACCTGTTTTCTGACAAAATTGACAGATCAATAATATATCCGGCGATAGGTCTTGAAGTTTTTCACGGATTTACCCTTATACACGATGATATAATGGATGGGGCCGATTTGAGAAGAAATCAGCCAACAGTCCACAAAAAATGGGATAATAATATTGCAATTCTTTCAGGAGATGTAATGTGTATCAAGTCCTATCAGATGATTGCAAATGCTCCGGACGGATGTCTAAGGGAGGTCCTTGATATATTCTCAGATACCGCCGCTAAAGTATGCGAAGGTCAGCAGTATGATATGAATTATGAATGCGAACCATTTATAACTATTGAGGATTATATTCAGATGATAGGCCTTAAGACTGCCGTCCTTATTGCCTGCTCGGCAAAGATAGGAGCCCTTATTGGAGGAGCAGGCAAAGAGACCTCTCAGGCTCTGTATAATTATGGATATAAACTTGGTCTTGCATTCCAGATTAAGGATGATCTGCTTGACAGTTTTGGCGAGACAGCGGTCTTTGGAAAAAATATTGGTGGCGATATAATGAACAATAAAAAGACCTGGTTGCTGGTTGAAAGTTTCAAAAGGGCAGCAGGGAAGGATAGAGTAGAGCTGGATTATCTATTAAGAGGCAAAGAGATTAAGAGGGAGGAGAAGATACCGGCTATGCAAAATCTATTCAGAAGGATTGGTATTGTAGCCGATGCAGAGAAGGAAATTGAGAGACTACATGCTGAGGCTTGGGATATTCTTGTTGGAGCGGGTCTTGATAAAAGACAACTTGAGCAGCTTTCAGAATTTGCAAACATACTTCTGAACAGAGAGAGGTAA
- a CDS encoding U32 family peptidase: MRPSDIEIMAPAGNFESLHAAIQGGADSVYFGVGNLNMRSHSANNFSSDSLKEIVDICKRAGVKSYLTLNIVIYDEDIPSMREAVDRAAEAGVSAIIASDMAVILYARERGLEVHISTQLNVSNILSLKYHSQFADVVVLARELNLHQVKEIYQTIEREQIKGPSGELVKLELFCHGALCMAVSGKCYLSLHEYNASANRGSCYQICRRSYEVKDKETGNTLEVDNKYIMSPKDLSTILFVDKIIDSGIRVFKIEGRARAPEYVKRVTSAYREAADAVCEGRYTPELAKELETRVSEVFNRGFWDGYYQGAKLGQWSDVYGNKATKKKTYVGKVTNFFSNLSVAEVLIETGELRTGDEVLIIGPSTGVMEHKIEEIRTNLESVEIAVKGEYCSLPLPAGVKLRRSDKIYLWR, encoded by the coding sequence ATGAGACCTTCCGATATAGAGATAATGGCTCCGGCCGGAAATTTTGAGAGTTTGCACGCAGCAATTCAGGGTGGAGCTGATTCAGTGTACTTTGGTGTGGGAAATCTTAATATGAGATCGCATTCAGCGAATAACTTCTCATCAGATTCACTTAAAGAGATAGTAGATATATGTAAAAGGGCAGGGGTTAAATCCTATCTGACACTAAATATAGTTATTTACGACGAGGACATACCCTCTATGAGGGAGGCTGTTGACAGGGCTGCAGAGGCAGGAGTTTCGGCAATTATTGCCTCTGATATGGCGGTAATCTTATATGCAAGAGAGAGAGGGCTGGAGGTGCATATATCAACTCAGCTTAATGTTTCAAATATTCTAAGTTTAAAGTACCACTCTCAGTTTGCTGATGTGGTAGTTCTTGCCAGAGAACTAAATTTGCATCAGGTTAAGGAGATTTATCAAACCATTGAAAGAGAGCAGATAAAGGGCCCTTCCGGAGAGCTTGTCAAACTTGAGCTCTTTTGTCATGGAGCGCTCTGTATGGCTGTCTCAGGAAAATGTTATCTGAGCCTGCACGAGTATAATGCATCTGCTAACAGAGGGAGTTGCTATCAGATTTGCAGAAGATCTTACGAGGTTAAGGACAAGGAGACTGGCAACACACTTGAAGTGGATAATAAGTACATAATGTCACCAAAAGATCTCTCTACTATACTATTTGTTGATAAAATAATTGATTCGGGTATACGAGTCTTTAAGATAGAGGGCAGAGCAAGGGCTCCCGAGTATGTGAAACGGGTAACATCTGCTTACAGGGAGGCTGCTGATGCAGTATGCGAAGGGAGGTATACCCCTGAACTTGCAAAAGAGCTTGAAACAAGAGTCTCTGAGGTGTTCAACAGAGGATTTTGGGATGGCTACTATCAGGGTGCAAAGTTGGGGCAATGGTCTGATGTTTATGGAAATAAGGCCACTAAAAAGAAAACATATGTGGGAAAGGTGACAAATTTCTTCTCAAACCTATCGGTGGCAGAGGTTCTGATTGAAACGGGAGAATTAAGAACAGGCGATGAAGTATTGATAATCGGCCCCTCAACCGGAGTAATGGAGCACAAAATTGAGGAGATAAGAACGAATCTTGAGTCTGTTGAGATTGCTGTAAAGGGTGAGTATTGTTCACTGCCACTCCCTGCCGGTGTCAAGTTAAGACGATCTGACAAAATTTACCTGTGGAGATAA
- the metK gene encoding methionine adenosyltransferase has product MSYLFTSESVSEGHPDKVADQISDAILDEFIRQDSNSKVACETFVSTGLVVIGGEVNSTAYVDIQQIARRVINRIGYTKAEYMFDGNSCGILSAIHEQSPDINRGVDVAVPEEQGAGDQGMMFGYACTDTEEFMPLPLTLSHIALLELAKIRREGVEMTYLRPDSKSQFTIEYNDNNNPVRVHTIVISTQHDEFAEDSVMQAKIKEDVRSILIPRLIGRLPDYTQKLFKGDYILHVNPTGKFVIGGPHGDTGLTGRKIIVDTYGGKGAHGGGAFSGKDPSKVDRSAAYAARHIAKNLVAAGVAKEALVQLAYAIGVAKPVSVFVNTYGTAAGGLTDGEIALVIQDVFDLRPAKIIERLQLKYPIYEMTAAYGHMGRDPFTKEIELVENGKSVVKKVEFFAWEKLDAVEDIKRAFRL; this is encoded by the coding sequence ATGTCATATCTATTTACATCAGAGTCGGTATCAGAGGGTCATCCGGATAAAGTGGCGGACCAGATATCAGATGCAATTCTCGACGAATTCATCAGACAGGACAGTAATTCAAAAGTAGCATGCGAAACTTTTGTAAGCACCGGGCTTGTGGTGATAGGGGGCGAGGTTAACTCAACTGCCTATGTGGACATCCAGCAAATAGCCAGAAGGGTAATTAACAGAATCGGTTATACAAAGGCCGAATACATGTTTGACGGGAACTCTTGCGGGATTCTCTCTGCAATACATGAACAATCTCCGGACATTAACAGAGGTGTTGATGTTGCAGTACCTGAAGAGCAGGGAGCAGGTGATCAGGGGATGATGTTTGGTTACGCCTGTACTGATACTGAAGAGTTTATGCCTCTGCCTTTGACTCTCTCCCATATCGCACTTCTGGAACTTGCAAAAATCAGAAGAGAGGGAGTGGAGATGACCTATCTCAGGCCCGATTCAAAATCTCAGTTTACAATTGAGTACAACGACAATAACAATCCCGTAAGAGTTCACACAATTGTTATCTCCACACAGCACGATGAATTTGCAGAAGATTCAGTAATGCAGGCAAAAATTAAGGAGGATGTAAGGAGTATTCTAATCCCGAGACTTATTGGAAGATTGCCTGATTATACTCAGAAGTTGTTCAAAGGAGATTATATCCTTCATGTTAATCCTACAGGAAAATTTGTTATCGGCGGGCCTCATGGAGATACCGGGCTCACCGGAAGAAAAATCATAGTGGATACTTACGGCGGAAAAGGGGCACACGGAGGAGGAGCATTCTCCGGAAAGGACCCGAGCAAGGTTGACAGATCAGCAGCATACGCTGCCAGACATATAGCAAAAAATCTTGTAGCTGCCGGTGTTGCCAAAGAGGCCCTGGTTCAGCTAGCTTATGCTATTGGAGTCGCAAAACCGGTAAGTGTTTTTGTAAACACATACGGAACTGCAGCCGGTGGACTTACAGACGGAGAAATAGCTCTTGTTATACAGGATGTTTTTGATCTCAGGCCTGCCAAAATCATTGAAAGGCTACAGCTCAAATATCCAATATATGAGATGACTGCCGCTTATGGTCATATGGGAAGAGACCCTTTTACAAAGGAGATTGAGTTAGTTGAAAACGGGAAATCCGTAGTTAAAAAAGTTGAGTTTTTTGCGTGGGAGAAACTTGATGCCGTTGAGGATATCAAGAGAGCTTTTCGTTTATAA
- a CDS encoding carboxypeptidase regulatory-like domain-containing protein: MKQTLKKFIMAAMSLLVAFAAIAQVTTASISGFVKDTKGDPVMGAVVKATHAPSGTVYYVSTQNNGQYNIPGMKIGSQYQIEASSMGYATTKIADVTLSLGDEVKFDFELKEEAVNLGEIVVTAEVNPAINSNRTGAQEIFTKDRMSRIPTINRSLSDFTKLTPMSSGSNFAGTSYRYNNVTVDGASFNNSFGLASSLGASGVEPISLEAIEQIQVMIAPYDVRNGAFTGGGINSVTKSGNNIWNGSAYYYTKSPSTRGYIQKEDIIAVTDFFSRQYGATLSGPIIKNKLFFFVNAEFDRQEVPNSWRPRANKTTPVTGYYSAADVETLDEIVSLLKDNFNYNPGTYNVTSTPTEADKITARLDWNINQKNKLSFKYFYLKSFNTNNPSSSGAMSNGRGPNSYAIPFSSAYYRTNNNFNIFIAELNTIVNSKMSNSLTVGYSRLRDFREMDGGFFPEVSIGDGTASKNSLTTFGTEANSYNNKLDSDIYQIQDNFIINLNKHQLTFGTQSDYRMFVNGYANSFAGQWQFASLADFKTDLLAYQAWKNAGSNPNSIPGTTALYYKQTYSMTDDGKFPYAEVNVMSLGFYAQDKWSIKDNLKVTLGLRMDLPIFMTDLPKNDLVAGLTFQDGRKIDVSKYPSAKPMISPRVGFNWDVFSDKKFQVRGGSGLFSGTPPYVWLSNQAGNNGILFASTTSKNHAFDGVTELPKPTGATLPKANIAITDPDFKYPQLWKTNLAVDYKFGNGWVATAEVLYNKDVNAIYHRDINHPDMDDATRVTKLGGADQRPYFIDKTLNDQTYDVILMTNSSKGYSVYSTLQLQRNFTNGPLDGLYLNASYTFGKAMSVTDGSSSVASSSYKYRPAINPDAEELGFSAGSFPQRLLVQGSYRREWGPNFATSIGLVYQMYMPFRYSYTYNGDVNNDSYSYNDLMFIPATKDQIKIKPAPGDTRTADQIWAEMDSFFDQDPYLKTRRGKYSERNGGMAPYVHSLDFNIAHDLIMKQANGKSHTIRFSFDVYNFLNLLNHDWGVQQTTVLGNQQYQYLIMTDKPSATNNYTPAFSTALDSNKKVITDTFKDNISSSSRWTMMFGIKYMFN; encoded by the coding sequence ATGAAACAAACACTTAAGAAATTTATCATGGCGGCCATGAGTCTGCTTGTTGCCTTTGCAGCAATTGCACAGGTTACCACTGCGAGCATTTCAGGTTTTGTCAAGGACACGAAAGGCGATCCTGTGATGGGTGCTGTCGTTAAGGCAACACATGCCCCTTCTGGAACTGTCTATTATGTTTCGACACAAAACAACGGACAGTACAATATCCCAGGTATGAAAATCGGTTCTCAATATCAGATTGAAGCTTCTAGTATGGGCTATGCGACTACAAAAATTGCAGATGTCACTCTCTCACTTGGTGATGAGGTGAAATTTGACTTTGAACTGAAGGAAGAGGCGGTTAATCTTGGTGAAATAGTTGTCACAGCGGAGGTAAATCCTGCAATCAATTCAAACAGAACAGGGGCACAGGAAATATTCACTAAAGACAGAATGTCCCGTATCCCTACCATCAACAGGTCTCTCTCAGACTTCACAAAACTGACACCAATGTCAAGTGGAAGTAACTTCGCAGGAACATCGTACCGTTACAATAATGTTACTGTTGACGGAGCATCTTTTAATAACTCATTCGGTTTGGCATCATCTCTTGGTGCTTCAGGAGTTGAGCCTATCTCACTTGAGGCTATTGAGCAGATTCAGGTTATGATAGCTCCATATGATGTCAGAAACGGTGCCTTTACAGGTGGCGGGATTAACTCTGTTACAAAGTCCGGTAATAACATCTGGAACGGATCAGCATATTACTATACAAAGAGCCCTTCAACAAGGGGTTATATACAGAAGGAAGACATAATTGCTGTTACTGACTTTTTCAGTCGTCAATATGGCGCCACACTCAGCGGACCAATTATTAAGAATAAACTCTTCTTCTTTGTGAATGCTGAATTTGACCGTCAGGAGGTTCCTAACAGCTGGAGGCCAAGAGCAAACAAAACAACACCTGTCACAGGCTATTACTCCGCCGCAGATGTTGAGACACTTGATGAGATTGTTTCGTTGCTAAAAGATAATTTCAACTACAATCCAGGCACATACAATGTAACCAGCACTCCAACCGAGGCTGATAAGATTACTGCAAGACTTGACTGGAACATAAACCAGAAGAACAAACTTAGCTTCAAGTATTTTTATCTGAAGTCTTTCAACACAAACAATCCAAGTTCTTCAGGCGCTATGTCTAACGGACGTGGTCCTAACAGCTATGCAATTCCTTTCTCAAGTGCATATTACAGGACAAACAACAACTTCAATATCTTTATCGCTGAGTTGAACACAATCGTTAACTCTAAAATGTCTAACTCTTTAACTGTAGGTTATTCAAGACTCAGAGACTTCAGAGAGATGGACGGCGGCTTCTTCCCTGAGGTAAGTATTGGAGATGGTACAGCTTCTAAAAACTCACTGACAACATTCGGTACGGAGGCTAACTCATACAACAATAAACTTGATAGTGACATTTACCAGATTCAGGATAACTTCATTATTAACCTTAATAAACATCAACTGACATTCGGTACACAGTCCGATTACAGAATGTTTGTCAATGGTTATGCAAACAGTTTTGCAGGCCAATGGCAATTCGCCTCATTGGCTGACTTCAAGACAGACCTTCTTGCATACCAGGCATGGAAGAATGCCGGTTCAAACCCAAACAGCATACCAGGTACCACAGCTCTCTACTACAAACAGACTTACAGTATGACAGATGACGGGAAATTCCCGTATGCTGAGGTTAATGTAATGTCCCTAGGTTTCTATGCTCAGGATAAATGGAGTATTAAGGATAATCTTAAGGTTACATTAGGTCTTCGTATGGATCTTCCTATCTTCATGACTGATCTTCCAAAAAATGATTTGGTTGCAGGACTTACATTCCAGGATGGTCGTAAGATTGATGTATCTAAGTACCCTTCAGCAAAACCAATGATATCACCTAGAGTTGGTTTCAATTGGGATGTATTCTCAGATAAGAAGTTCCAAGTAAGAGGCGGTTCAGGCCTATTCTCAGGGACACCTCCATATGTATGGCTTTCAAATCAGGCAGGAAACAATGGTATTCTTTTCGCATCAACAACATCAAAGAACCACGCTTTTGACGGTGTTACAGAACTTCCTAAACCAACAGGTGCAACTTTACCTAAGGCTAATATAGCGATCACTGATCCTGATTTCAAATATCCTCAGCTTTGGAAGACAAACCTTGCAGTTGACTATAAATTCGGCAATGGATGGGTAGCAACAGCAGAGGTACTTTACAACAAAGATGTTAATGCAATCTACCACAGGGACATCAACCATCCTGACATGGACGATGCAACCAGAGTTACAAAACTCGGAGGCGCAGATCAGAGACCTTATTTCATTGACAAAACTTTGAACGATCAGACATATGATGTTATTCTTATGACTAACTCTTCAAAAGGTTACTCGGTATATTCTACCCTTCAGTTGCAACGCAACTTTACAAATGGACCGCTTGATGGCTTATATCTGAATGCTTCTTATACATTTGGTAAGGCAATGAGCGTAACAGACGGCTCGTCTTCAGTTGCATCTTCATCATACAAATATCGTCCTGCAATCAATCCTGATGCAGAGGAACTTGGTTTCTCAGCCGGTTCATTTCCTCAGAGACTTCTTGTTCAGGGTTCTTACAGGAGAGAATGGGGTCCCAACTTTGCAACATCTATAGGTCTTGTATACCAGATGTATATGCCTTTCAGATATTCTTATACATATAACGGTGACGTAAACAACGACTCTTACTCATATAACGACCTCATGTTCATTCCTGCAACCAAGGATCAGATCAAAATCAAGCCTGCTCCAGGTGATACCCGTACAGCAGATCAGATTTGGGCAGAGATGGATTCTTTCTTTGATCAGGATCCTTATCTTAAGACTCGCAGGGGTAAATATTCGGAACGTAACGGAGGTATGGCTCCTTATGTGCACTCACTTGATTTCAACATTGCTCATGACCTAATCATGAAGCAGGCAAATGGTAAGTCACACACTATCAGGTTCTCGTTCGATGTTTACAACTTCCTTAACCTGCTCAACCACGATTGGGGCGTTCAACAGACAACAGTACTTGGAAACCAGCAATACCAGTACCTGATTATGACAGACAAACCTTCTGCTACAAACAATTACACACCGGCATTCTCAACTGCTTTGGATAGTAATAAGAAGGTAATTACTGACACTTTCAAGGATAACATCTCTTCATCTTCACGTTGGACAATGATGTTTGGTATTAAGTATATGTTTAATTAA
- a CDS encoding YraN family protein, producing MLREMHTWKSKVNTGRIGEREAEDFLLRKGLRTLERNWRYSHKEVDLIMAGEDAIHFVEVRSLTAPSLIKPYESLGFNKKRNLMVAASAYMALKHINKEISLDVVSVQFFDGEVFIEYFCNAFTPGW from the coding sequence ATGTTGAGGGAGATGCATACCTGGAAGTCAAAAGTTAACACAGGAAGGATTGGAGAGAGAGAGGCTGAGGATTTCCTTTTAAGGAAGGGGTTGAGGACTCTGGAAAGAAATTGGCGGTATAGTCACAAGGAGGTGGACTTAATTATGGCCGGAGAGGATGCAATTCACTTTGTTGAGGTCAGATCATTAACAGCTCCATCTCTGATTAAGCCATACGAGAGTCTGGGTTTTAACAAAAAAAGAAACCTGATGGTAGCAGCCTCTGCGTATATGGCATTAAAACATATTAATAAGGAGATTTCTCTGGATGTGGTATCCGTCCAGTTTTTTGATGGAGAAGTTTTTATAGAGTATTTTTGTAATGCATTCACTCCCGGATGGTAA